The Bacillus sp. Bos-x628 genome segment GCTTCATGTTTGCCGTAATGTTTTAAATTCACAGCTTGTTTTTGAAGCGCCTTAATTTGATTAATAATTGTAGAAATTTTTGTATTTTCATTGATTTGCGCTTCCGCTTTTTTGAAAAAATCAACTTCTTTTGTATCAGCAATCATTTTAGCGAGCTCTCTTGCACGCTCGACAATCTCTTTCTTTGAATAAAGCGCCATATTAATTCACCTCGATAGCTTCTTCAACCATTTCTCCGTCAAGAGACCAAGTTTTCGCTTGAGTAATTTTCACTTTGACGATGTTGCCAATCGCTTCTTTCGGTGCTTTAAAATTCACAAGCTTGTTCTTACTCGTATATCCGGCTAGGATATCAGGATTGTTTTTACTTTCACCCTCTACTAATACTTCGACAGTCTGCCCTTCATATTCCTTCATTTTCTTAGCAGAAATTTCATTTACAAGTGCATTCAGGCGCTGCAGTCGATCTTTCTTCACGCGCATTGGAACATTATCCTTCATTTTTGCTGCAGGTGTTCCTTCTCTCGGAGAATAAATGAACGTATAAGCCGCATCAAATTCAACCTCACGATAGAGGGATAGCGTTTCTTCAAACTGCTCCTCTGTTTCATTCGGAAACCCAACAATAATATCTGTTGTGAGGGATGCATTTGGCATTTTTTCTTTGATTTTACGAACAAGATCAAGATAACGCTCACGGTCATATTTTCTTGCCATCAGTTTCAGCACAGAAGAACTTCCTGATTGTACCGGCAAGTGGATATGATCCAGCAAGTTGCCGCCTTTGGCAAGCACCTCAATTAAGTGGTCGTCAAAATCACGCGGATGACTGGTTGTAAAGCGAATACGTGGAATGTCGATTTTACGCAGTTCATCCATGAGATGACCAAGACTGTATTCCATGTCTTCAAAATCTTTTCCGTATGCATTCACGTTCTGTCCAAGAAGCGTAATTTCCTTATACCCCTCTGCAGCTAACCGTCTGACTTCTTGAATAATTTCTTCTGGCCGGCGGCTTCTTTCCTTGCCACGAGTGTAAGGGACGATACAATATGTACAGAACTTATCACAACCGTACATAATGTTCACCCAGCCTTTAATTTTACCGTGGCGTGCTCTCGGAAGGTTTTCAATGACATCTCCTTCTTTCGACCAAACCTCGACCACCATCTCTTTCGATAAATAACATTCAGATAGAAGCTCTGGCAGGCGGTGAATGTTGTGCGTGCCAAAAATCAGGTCTACAAATGGATGCTTTTTCAAAATGCGGTTTACAACGGATTCTTCTTGTGACATACATCCACAAACACCTAAAATTAAGTCTGGCTTCTCACGTTTTAACGCTTTTAAGTGCCCAAGCTCTCCAAACACTTTGTTTTCAGCATTCTCACGAATGGCGCAAGTGTTCAGTAAGATGACATTTGCATCTTGAGTAGAGCTTGTCGGCTCATAGCCTAGCGCCATAAAAATACCAGCCATCACTTCTGTATCGTGTTCATTCATTTGACAGCCATATGTGCGGATATAAAATTTACGACCTTCCCCTATACCTTTAAACCGCTCGTCAATTTGAAATTGATTGTATTTGACTTCTTCTTTACCCCGTTTTTTTGCATCTTTTAACGATGGCGGAATGTAAACAGCTTCAAAATATTGGCTGTAGTCCTTCTCGGATTTTTTGTCCGATGAACTCACTTGTCCGCTCGCTTTTCTCTGCTTTTCATTCATGAATTTGTACTCCTTTCAAACCAAGCTCCACCCTACAGTATAGACTATTTTCTGATGAATTGAAAATAAATTCATGTGCTGTACTTCATTATAAATCTTCTGCTCAATCGGTCAATCTCGTAAAACGATCGACTCTCAAAAGAAAAAGAGAGCACTGCTCCCTTTTAATTTAATATCTTTAGTTTTTTAGCTTCTTCTTCGATAATCGTCAGTGCACGGTCTAGTTCTTCTTTTTTGTGCTCTGCTGTAATGATAGCTCTTATTCTTGCTTTTCCTTTCGCCACAGTCGGGTAGGCGATACCTTGGGCAAAAACGCCTCGCTCCATTAATGCCTTTGAAAATTGGAACGTAAGCGCCTCATCTCCCACCATGATCGGAATGATTGGTGTCTCGGTTGGCGCAATAAGAAACCCGAGTTCTACTATCTTCTCTTTGAAATATGTGGCGTTTTCCCAAAGCTTATCAATTCGCTCCGGTTCATCTAATAGCACATCAATGGCTTCTTCACATGCCATAGTGACAGCAGGAGGATGAGAGGTACTGAATAAAAATGGTCTTGCTTTATGCTTTAAGTAATCAATTAAGACAGCAGAACCAGCAACGTAGCCGCCAAGTACGCCAACAGCTTTGCTCAATGTTCCAACTTGAATATGCACTCTGCCATCTAGCTTGAAATGGTTGACAGTCCCGCGGCCATTTTCGCCAAGTACGCCTGAAGCATGTGCATCATCAACCATTACAAATGCGTCATAGGCTTCTGCTAGCCGTACAATTTCAGGGAGTGGCGCAATGTCTCCATCCATAGAAAAAACGCCATCTGTCACGATCAGTCGAACACGATAATTCATGGATTTCTTTAAAATTTTCTCAAGTTCCTTCATATTTGAATGCGCATATACTTTTTTATCTGCTTTTGTTAATCGGATTCCATCTATAATAGAAGCATGATTCAGCTCATCTGAAATGACAATATCATCTTTTGTTAAGATACTTGATAAGACCCCTTGGTTTGTTGTAAAACCTGACTGAAAAACGAGTGCTGCCTCTGTCTTTTTAAACGCAGCAAGCTTTTTTTCAAGTCGTTCATGTATAGTCATTGTTCCAGCAATTGTCCGTACTGACCCTGTACCAGCACCAAATTCATCAATCGCTTCTTTCGCCGCTTTCATCAGCCTTGGATGTGAGGTCAGGCCTAAATAGTTATTGGAGGAGAGTTGTATAACGGATTGTTCATTTAATGTCACTGTAGATGATTGTTTTGAGTCGATCTCTTTTAACGTTTGATGGGTTCCCTTGTGCTTCATAGATTCTAGCTCATCTTGTAAATATGTGAATTCTTTCATCATTTCTTCCCCCTTTCATGTGATGGCATCATGAGTACGACCTTTCCACAAGTACCATTTCTCATCAATTCAAACCCCTTTTCGAAATCTTCAAATGGCAAAGTATGTGTGACAACCGGTTTAACATCAATCGTATTCGTTTTTAAAAGTTCAGATACTTGGTGCCATGTTTCAAACATTTTTCTGCCAGTAATCCCTTGAACCGTCAGTCCCCTGAATACAATGTGATTCGTAATGTCAATTGTCACCGGCCGCTCTGGAAGACTTAAAATATTGATTTTGCCCCCGTTTGCACAAGCTTCAAGTGCTTGGTTAATGGCTCTAGGATGACCGGACATTTCACAAATCACGTCTGCCCCTTCCATCCGCGTATGCTGTTTGATGAACGTGACAGGATCATCTTTTCCAACATCAATGATATGATCTGCACCCATTTTGTCAGCGAGCTTCAACCTGTATTCATTTTTATCAATGGCAAACACTCGAATAGCTCCAGAGGCTTTTGCCACCGCTATTGCCATTAAGCCAATGGGTCCGCAGCCAAAAATCGCAACTGATTTTCCTGAAACAGACGTGTGTAAGACCGTATGAACCGCATTCCCAAGCGGTTCTTGAATGGAAGCAATCTCCTCAGGCATATCTACTGGATGATGCCACACATTTTGTTCAGGCACTTTGACATATTCAGCAAAACAGCCGTCAATGTCTACTCCTAAAATTTTCGTTTCATGACACAAATGCTGCTGCCCTGTTAAACACATATAGCATTGATTACAAACAATATGAGTCTCAGCCGACACAAAATCCCCCACTTTTGCGCGTGTTACCTGCTGTCCTACCTTCACAATTTCCCCTGTAAATTCATGTCCAAAAATATACGGTGCTTTGACTCTCTTCTTTGCCCAATCGTCCCAATTATAAATATGCACATCTGTTCCGCAAATTGATGTGGCTTTTACTTGAATCAACACTTCATGTTCATTGATTTCAGGAATAGGCATTTCAGCCAATACCGCTCCGTAAGCGCTTTCTTTTTTAACAATTGCTTTCATCGTTCCGCACATGACGCACATCCCCTTCGC includes the following:
- the miaB gene encoding tRNA (N6-isopentenyl adenosine(37)-C2)-methylthiotransferase MiaB, whose translation is MNEKQRKASGQVSSSDKKSEKDYSQYFEAVYIPPSLKDAKKRGKEEVKYNQFQIDERFKGIGEGRKFYIRTYGCQMNEHDTEVMAGIFMALGYEPTSSTQDANVILLNTCAIRENAENKVFGELGHLKALKREKPDLILGVCGCMSQEESVVNRILKKHPFVDLIFGTHNIHRLPELLSECYLSKEMVVEVWSKEGDVIENLPRARHGKIKGWVNIMYGCDKFCTYCIVPYTRGKERSRRPEEIIQEVRRLAAEGYKEITLLGQNVNAYGKDFEDMEYSLGHLMDELRKIDIPRIRFTTSHPRDFDDHLIEVLAKGGNLLDHIHLPVQSGSSSVLKLMARKYDRERYLDLVRKIKEKMPNASLTTDIIVGFPNETEEQFEETLSLYREVEFDAAYTFIYSPREGTPAAKMKDNVPMRVKKDRLQRLNALVNEISAKKMKEYEGQTVEVLVEGESKNNPDILAGYTSKNKLVNFKAPKEAIGNIVKVKITQAKTWSLDGEMVEEAIEVN
- a CDS encoding glycine C-acetyltransferase, which produces MKEFTYLQDELESMKHKGTHQTLKEIDSKQSSTVTLNEQSVIQLSSNNYLGLTSHPRLMKAAKEAIDEFGAGTGSVRTIAGTMTIHERLEKKLAAFKKTEAALVFQSGFTTNQGVLSSILTKDDIVISDELNHASIIDGIRLTKADKKVYAHSNMKELEKILKKSMNYRVRLIVTDGVFSMDGDIAPLPEIVRLAEAYDAFVMVDDAHASGVLGENGRGTVNHFKLDGRVHIQVGTLSKAVGVLGGYVAGSAVLIDYLKHKARPFLFSTSHPPAVTMACEEAIDVLLDEPERIDKLWENATYFKEKIVELGFLIAPTETPIIPIMVGDEALTFQFSKALMERGVFAQGIAYPTVAKGKARIRAIITAEHKKEELDRALTIIEEEAKKLKILN
- the tdh gene encoding L-threonine 3-dehydrogenase, which codes for MCGTMKAIVKKESAYGAVLAEMPIPEINEHEVLIQVKATSICGTDVHIYNWDDWAKKRVKAPYIFGHEFTGEIVKVGQQVTRAKVGDFVSAETHIVCNQCYMCLTGQQHLCHETKILGVDIDGCFAEYVKVPEQNVWHHPVDMPEEIASIQEPLGNAVHTVLHTSVSGKSVAIFGCGPIGLMAIAVAKASGAIRVFAIDKNEYRLKLADKMGADHIIDVGKDDPVTFIKQHTRMEGADVICEMSGHPRAINQALEACANGGKINILSLPERPVTIDITNHIVFRGLTVQGITGRKMFETWHQVSELLKTNTIDVKPVVTHTLPFEDFEKGFELMRNGTCGKVVLMMPSHERGKK